Part of the Ignavibacterium album JCM 16511 genome, GCAACAATCCCAACAAAATTGCAATAGGAGTTGACTCACCGAGAATGCCCATTGACAAACTTCGCAAAAGAAGCTTTAACAGAGAATCGAACTCCTGGAGCGAAAATGAAAAAGCAAAAGTCGGAAGAGAGTGTGAAGTTATTATCAAATCTTATAAAATCGCCAACCCACAATGGACAAGAACCTCAAAAGATTCTCCCGAGTGGATGAAATTAGGTTTTTCAATTTATGATGCTCTAAAAAAGTTTTCTTTTGTTTATGAAGTATTTCCATCTGCTTCCTACAGAATGCTTGATAAAGAAAATGTTAAATACGAATTGTGTCTTAATAATTTTATTGGTGGAGTAAAAGATATGCTTGATGCTTCAGTCGGAGCAATCACTGTTTATGAATTTTTAAACGGCAGAGGTTGTGAAGTTGGTGGTGAAGACGGATTGGGAACGATTGTGTTGCCCAGATCAATTGAGTGCAGTTAAAACACTTTGCCCGAAAAGGTTAGTAAACAAGAAAAAAATTTATTTAGACTTTTATCCTGTTTTTCTCATCGACTAATATAATTATGGGTTTGTGATTTCTGACTTCATTCTCATCAAGCTGACAATAGCTCGCCACAATTATTAAATCGCCAATATGAACCAATCGAGCTGCAGCGCCATTTAAAGATATCTCTCCTTCCTTACCCTCAATTACATAAGTTGCAAAGCGTTCTCCATTGCTGATATTATAAATCTCAACCCTTTCAAAAAGATTCAGGTTGGCGGCATTAATAAGATTTTTATCTATAGCAATACTACCTTCATAATTTATGTCAGCGCCTGTTACTGTTGCCCGA contains:
- the panD gene encoding aspartate 1-decarboxylase — translated: MQLTLLKSKIHRATVTGADINYEGSIAIDKNLINAANLNLFERVEIYNISNGERFATYVIEGKEGEISLNGAAARLVHIGDLIIVASYCQLDENEVRNHKPIIILVDEKNRIKV